From a single Pirellulales bacterium genomic region:
- a CDS encoding ChbG/HpnK family deacetylase: MPARIVLHADDFGLNAAVTGGILRGFAHGLLTSTSLLAGAPYAAHAIAAWKRLTSVHLAGELPSAVTRHGLGDAGMPFDLGVHLNLTQGRPLTGSKYPAQLLDSHGRFPGILRLFARLQRRRNAFVFAKVQAEMAAQIAFVVDHGLRPTHLNGHQYVELLPQIGNLLPELLAHFGIPTMRMAAEPALVHTTLWHEFRLPSWLLAVVKQHYARRLQASDVARTALAPSVYFGTAHAGRINLGVMELFLARVGQHGTVEIGMHPGLEDDSTAARDNEDGWRDPLANIRPRELAMLESPELASRLRTTEMTLGRLTQLAVVSRARAA, from the coding sequence GTGCCTGCACGAATTGTTCTACATGCCGATGATTTTGGGTTGAACGCAGCCGTCACGGGCGGAATCCTGCGAGGGTTCGCGCATGGCCTGCTGACCAGCACATCGCTCCTGGCGGGCGCGCCGTACGCTGCGCACGCCATCGCGGCATGGAAGAGGCTGACCTCGGTCCATCTCGCCGGAGAATTGCCGTCGGCGGTCACTCGCCACGGACTCGGCGACGCGGGGATGCCCTTTGATCTGGGCGTGCATCTGAATCTCACACAAGGTCGCCCGCTGACGGGTAGCAAGTATCCGGCTCAACTGCTGGACAGTCACGGTCGTTTTCCGGGCATTCTTCGCCTGTTCGCGCGCCTGCAGCGCCGACGCAACGCGTTCGTGTTCGCCAAGGTGCAAGCGGAAATGGCTGCTCAGATCGCCTTTGTTGTCGATCATGGCCTGCGGCCGACGCACCTCAACGGTCATCAGTACGTTGAACTGCTGCCGCAAATCGGCAATTTGCTGCCGGAACTACTCGCGCATTTTGGCATCCCTACGATGCGCATGGCAGCCGAACCGGCACTGGTTCATACCACGCTGTGGCACGAATTTCGGCTGCCGTCGTGGTTGCTGGCCGTGGTCAAGCAGCATTACGCTCGCCGCCTGCAGGCCAGCGACGTAGCACGAACCGCGCTGGCACCGAGTGTGTATTTTGGCACCGCTCATGCTGGTCGGATTAATCTCGGCGTCATGGAGCTGTTTCTCGCTCGGGTCGGTCAACACGGCACAGTCGAGATCGGCATGCACCCGGGATTGGAGGACGACAGCACCGCCGCTCGCGACAACGAAGATGGTTGGCGGGATCCTTTGGCGAACATCCGACCGCGCGAACTAGCGATGCTCGAGTCGCCGGAGTTGGCCAGCCGATTGCGGACTACGGAAATGACACTCGGACGGTTGACGCAGCTGGCAGTCGTTTCACGGGCCAGAGCCGCCTGA
- a CDS encoding parallel beta-helix domain-containing protein gives MIRSWLLFATIAIVLAPFFEPTAWADDAPSVLGWRMRDGAWAPDEPFVAGQPRATGLQAPFPQMRSLEKNPMTPEKVELGKLLFFDPILSGADTISCAHCHHPDHGFADGRKLSMGFNGLGVGPERNGGHVLGRSAPSIWNAAYHKWQFWDGRADDLEAQAAGPITNEHEMGENPDTLVKELCEIPEYVSQFQKVFGGSADEAVTFDHVTKAVAAFERTLLSFNSKFDRYAAGDTGALDAHERDGMKLFRSLKTRCFECHNFPTFADDTFRVIGVPDKGEPDHGRAGVPGEGPRGAFKTMSLRNIELTAPYMHNGAFDTLEDVIKFYAKGGGRGEPYPPQGMDDKIGKFDITDAEIADLVAFLKALTDTSLQPDPPRGVPSGLPVVSVKTKAMPAPQLVRAKASPALRQSSGSAPPTIRGLVTSHPRAAASTLQPKSVAAATPGAPLTGYSSGNMHRIPGLERIATGATPPNDIATRQGAGEGLSWVAALNGLPAGRAAGNRAAATFHVSPGQSIQSAIDRCTAGDRVEVEPGVYHQTIVIDKDGVTLVGLNRDGERAVLDGGGALADAVQSSADDLLVEGFVIRNFKGNGVLASKAQRVVFRNLIVDNAGLYGVYPVECAGVLVEGCVVSGISDAAIYVGSSRDIVVRNNEVFNNVAGIEIENCTAALVTNNSAHHNTAGLLVFVLPNNPLKVGFDTRVINNRSWANNHENFGKPGTLIANLPSGIGILVMAADRTEVTQNWIADNDSYGIVVGALSQPAGDHKLDIEPNSDHTQITGNTYRGNGYHPHSAYTERRKAPGGDLYWDGTGVGNVWRESGDVVTFPVDLLRGPATAARPAQDSTSSTDTNSSPLTGGSP, from the coding sequence ATGATCCGCTCGTGGTTGCTATTTGCAACGATCGCTATCGTTCTGGCCCCTTTCTTCGAACCGACCGCCTGGGCTGACGACGCCCCTAGCGTTCTCGGCTGGCGCATGCGTGACGGAGCCTGGGCGCCTGATGAACCATTTGTCGCCGGGCAACCGCGTGCCACTGGTCTGCAGGCCCCTTTTCCACAGATGCGCTCGCTGGAAAAGAATCCGATGACTCCCGAGAAGGTCGAACTGGGCAAGTTGCTGTTCTTTGACCCGATCCTCAGCGGCGCCGATACGATCTCGTGCGCCCATTGCCATCACCCTGATCATGGCTTTGCCGACGGCCGCAAGTTGAGCATGGGCTTCAACGGGCTGGGGGTTGGGCCCGAGCGCAATGGCGGCCATGTCTTGGGTCGCAGCGCGCCAAGCATATGGAATGCCGCCTATCATAAATGGCAATTCTGGGATGGCCGGGCCGACGATCTCGAAGCCCAGGCCGCCGGCCCGATCACGAACGAACACGAAATGGGGGAGAATCCGGATACCCTCGTCAAGGAACTGTGCGAGATTCCAGAGTACGTATCGCAATTTCAAAAGGTGTTTGGCGGCTCAGCGGACGAAGCCGTCACGTTTGATCATGTGACCAAGGCGGTGGCCGCCTTCGAGCGCACGCTGCTTTCGTTCAATTCCAAGTTCGATCGATACGCTGCCGGCGACACTGGCGCGCTCGACGCGCACGAGCGCGACGGCATGAAACTCTTCCGCTCGCTCAAAACTCGCTGCTTTGAATGCCATAACTTTCCGACGTTTGCTGACGACACTTTTCGGGTGATCGGTGTGCCCGACAAAGGAGAGCCTGACCACGGCCGGGCGGGCGTCCCCGGCGAAGGCCCTCGTGGTGCCTTTAAGACCATGTCGCTGCGCAACATCGAGCTTACAGCGCCTTACATGCACAATGGCGCATTCGACACGTTGGAAGACGTTATCAAGTTCTACGCCAAAGGAGGGGGCCGCGGCGAGCCGTACCCGCCGCAAGGGATGGATGACAAGATCGGCAAGTTCGATATTACGGACGCTGAGATTGCCGATCTGGTGGCCTTTTTAAAAGCGCTGACGGACACATCATTGCAACCTGATCCTCCGCGGGGCGTTCCCAGCGGGTTGCCGGTTGTATCTGTAAAGACGAAGGCGATGCCGGCACCGCAACTGGTGCGCGCAAAGGCATCCCCTGCCCTACGGCAATCATCTGGCAGCGCTCCGCCGACAATTCGCGGCCTGGTTACGTCCCACCCGCGGGCCGCGGCTTCCACACTGCAACCGAAATCCGTGGCGGCCGCAACACCTGGCGCGCCGTTGACCGGTTACTCGAGCGGCAACATGCACCGTATACCCGGCCTGGAGAGAATCGCCACGGGTGCGACGCCGCCGAACGATATTGCGACCAGGCAAGGTGCTGGCGAGGGCCTGTCTTGGGTGGCAGCGCTCAACGGTTTGCCTGCAGGGCGTGCGGCAGGTAATCGCGCTGCCGCGACATTCCATGTTAGCCCCGGGCAATCAATACAGTCGGCCATCGATCGTTGCACGGCCGGAGATCGTGTTGAGGTTGAGCCGGGCGTGTATCACCAGACAATCGTCATCGACAAGGATGGTGTCACGCTGGTTGGTCTTAACCGTGACGGCGAGCGGGCCGTTCTCGATGGCGGCGGAGCGCTGGCCGACGCCGTGCAGAGTTCGGCCGATGATCTGTTGGTCGAGGGTTTTGTCATCCGCAATTTCAAGGGAAACGGAGTTCTGGCGAGCAAGGCCCAGCGGGTCGTGTTTCGCAATTTGATCGTCGACAATGCGGGGTTGTACGGTGTGTATCCCGTCGAATGCGCTGGCGTGCTGGTCGAGGGGTGCGTCGTCAGCGGCATCAGCGACGCGGCCATCTATGTCGGTAGCAGCCGAGACATCGTGGTTCGCAACAACGAAGTCTTCAACAACGTGGCCGGCATCGAGATCGAAAACTGCACAGCGGCGCTGGTGACCAACAACAGCGCCCATCACAACACCGCCGGGCTGTTGGTCTTCGTGCTGCCGAACAATCCGTTGAAAGTCGGTTTCGATACGCGCGTGATCAATAACCGGTCGTGGGCCAACAATCACGAGAATTTCGGCAAGCCCGGCACTTTGATCGCAAATTTGCCTTCGGGCATCGGCATCCTGGTCATGGCTGCGGACCGTACCGAAGTCACGCAGAACTGGATCGCCGATAACGATTCGTATGGCATAGTGGTTGGGGCGCTGTCGCAGCCCGCCGGGGATCACAAGCTGGATATCGAGCCAAACTCGGACCATACGCAAATCACTGGCAATACCTATCGCGGCAATGGCTACCACCCGCACTCGGCCTACACCGAGCGCCGCAAGGCCCCCGGCGGCGACCTGTACTGGGACGGCACTGGCGTAGGTAACGTATGGCGCGAAAGTGGCGACGTCGTCACGTTCCCCGTCGATCTATTACGCGGGCCAGCCACAGCGGCGCGCCCCGCACAAGATTCCACTTCGTCCACCGACACGAACTCATCCCCGTTGACAGGAGGTTCGCCATGA
- a CDS encoding glycosyltransferase family 87 protein, with translation MNKYLKALEIRPACGGDPSRLFQVAVTVWIVFTIVVGVKAVASPVKHNSYYAFQAGAHLWWAEQDMYDGTFNEFRYGPAFAVVFSPLAQLPLPLGSLIWMWINVTAFFWSLRILVRDILPATWTPDREAVFLLLVLVASYRGIWSAQTNTLIFATVVAGIHAIQQQRWTWAAFWLAVPVHIKIWPVAAALLLIACWPRQLAVRWVCALSAIALWPLTTKWPGVVLARYHEWYQALSGPMQVRHDYRDMWTLWEAVCPPVDKPAYLVLQLSTALLAAALCLWQQRRSTSQSQLMTFVLGMWTAWQLLFGPGSERATFSLIAPLTAWAVVTCTSGSRGRTLAGAAFALTVLASIGQVERLLRPSMPIVAALHPIGVSVFAVWLVMHARHWQSVQQQPEQSERLALPAGWAPAT, from the coding sequence ATGAACAAATACTTAAAAGCCTTGGAAATCCGTCCCGCCTGCGGCGGCGACCCGTCGAGATTATTCCAAGTCGCCGTAACGGTGTGGATCGTGTTCACGATTGTCGTCGGGGTAAAGGCCGTCGCCTCGCCGGTGAAGCACAATAGCTATTATGCATTTCAGGCCGGCGCGCATTTGTGGTGGGCCGAACAAGACATGTACGACGGTACGTTCAACGAGTTTCGCTACGGACCGGCCTTCGCCGTGGTATTCTCGCCGCTTGCGCAGCTGCCTTTGCCGCTCGGGTCGTTGATCTGGATGTGGATCAACGTAACGGCTTTCTTCTGGTCGCTAAGAATCCTGGTGCGCGATATCCTGCCGGCCACTTGGACGCCTGACCGCGAAGCCGTGTTTCTGCTGTTGGTGTTGGTAGCGTCATATCGCGGGATTTGGTCGGCGCAAACCAATACTTTGATTTTCGCCACCGTGGTGGCTGGCATTCATGCGATTCAGCAGCAGCGATGGACTTGGGCCGCGTTCTGGCTGGCCGTGCCGGTGCATATCAAGATTTGGCCCGTGGCGGCCGCGCTATTGTTGATCGCGTGTTGGCCGCGCCAACTGGCGGTGCGATGGGTCTGTGCGCTGTCCGCCATAGCACTGTGGCCACTCACCACCAAGTGGCCTGGCGTCGTCTTGGCGCGCTATCACGAATGGTATCAGGCACTAAGCGGTCCGATGCAAGTACGACACGACTATCGGGATATGTGGACTCTGTGGGAAGCGGTCTGCCCGCCCGTCGACAAGCCGGCATACCTTGTGTTGCAACTCTCCACAGCGCTGTTGGCGGCCGCGTTGTGCCTATGGCAGCAGCGTCGGTCGACATCGCAATCGCAACTTATGACTTTCGTTCTCGGCATGTGGACGGCCTGGCAGCTCTTGTTTGGTCCGGGCTCGGAGCGCGCCACGTTTTCTCTGATCGCTCCGCTGACGGCCTGGGCCGTTGTCACTTGTACGAGCGGATCACGCGGCCGCACGTTGGCTGGAGCAGCCTTCGCATTGACGGTGCTGGCATCAATTGGACAAGTCGAAAGACTTCTCCGGCCGAGCATGCCCATTGTTGCGGCGTTGCACCCCATCGGAGTGTCTGTCTTTGCCGTCTGGTTGGTGATGCACGCTCGCCACTGGCAATCCGTGCAGCAGCAGCCGGAGCAGAGCGAACGACTCGCCCTGCCCGCCGGTTGGGCGCCGGCAACGTAA
- a CDS encoding PEP-CTERM sorting domain-containing protein (PEP-CTERM proteins occur, often in large numbers, in the proteomes of bacteria that also encode an exosortase, a predicted intramembrane cysteine proteinase. The presence of a PEP-CTERM domain at a protein's C-terminus predicts cleavage within the sorting domain, followed by covalent anchoring to some some component of the (usually Gram-negative) cell surface. Many PEP-CTERM proteins exhibit an unusual sequence composition that includes large numbers of potential glycosylation sites. Expression of one such protein has been shown restore the ability of a bacterium to form floc, a type of biofilm.), protein MNSNRDLIRRSMRLTICALFVCCVVPLTAQAGSINYGDVTAATVIFKQVTESSTNPGVPLFGAPSASGNSLVFNPPNFSATSINGGVDFTDGTLNTLITSKPGQFITTINVNEVGDYTLAGPASTTASASISAPIFLQIQAVNGVDLVSPYNYQQSVVFTGGGNYSLPANAGTGVIWSGAASINVNAVLAAAGISGQATRIQYTMDNSLLTITGGAGDLAFIKKKDVGGVTLTVPEPSSLVLTAMACLGGMAMLIRRIKIA, encoded by the coding sequence ATGAATAGCAACCGAGACTTGATTAGACGTTCAATGCGTCTAACAATATGTGCTCTCTTCGTCTGCTGCGTGGTGCCGCTCACGGCACAAGCCGGATCAATAAATTACGGCGATGTTACCGCAGCAACGGTGATCTTTAAGCAGGTCACCGAATCCTCGACGAATCCGGGGGTTCCACTCTTTGGCGCTCCTTCGGCATCTGGTAATTCGCTCGTCTTCAATCCGCCGAATTTCAGCGCTACGTCGATTAACGGCGGCGTGGATTTCACCGATGGAACGCTCAACACATTGATCACTTCCAAGCCCGGTCAATTTATCACCACGATTAACGTCAACGAAGTCGGCGACTACACGCTGGCCGGTCCAGCTTCGACCACCGCGTCGGCGTCCATTTCGGCTCCGATCTTCTTGCAAATCCAAGCGGTCAATGGAGTCGATCTTGTTTCCCCTTACAACTATCAACAAAGTGTTGTGTTCACTGGCGGTGGAAACTATTCGCTGCCTGCGAATGCAGGGACGGGAGTGATCTGGTCCGGGGCGGCGAGTATCAATGTAAACGCAGTTTTGGCCGCGGCGGGGATTAGTGGTCAGGCAACCCGCATTCAGTACACCATGGACAACTCCTTGTTGACGATCACAGGCGGGGCAGGCGACTTGGCGTTCATCAAGAAGAAGGATGTCGGCGGCGTAACGCTTACGGTACCCGAGCCTTCGAGTTTGGTTTTAACGGCGATGGCCTGTCTGGGCGGGATGGCAATGTTGATTCGCCGAATTAAAATTGCTTAA
- a CDS encoding parallel beta-helix domain-containing protein, which translates to MKFSLEWFALVACFALLSFTAAKAAEEEKYPERNASAPGVTSQSIRGTFTVAPGQSIQAAVDRARPGDRIQVLPGTYSETVTIDFDDIELVGTVQSGERPVFDGKNTMNDAVLASGNNFLISGFEIRNYKGNGVVVNKAKNATFKNLVCHNTGKYGVYPVLCQGVLVDGCVVSDVWDAGVYAGQCQDVVIQNCESYRNTIGMETENCINVLMANNSAHQNSLGLLVVLLPDLPTTVASNARVINNRVLDNNYQNLSPPGNTVNLVEPGIGIAVNAADNTDVTKNEVCGHGSYGIALYALTDVFPPEHKLNVEPNPDNNFIHDNALSDNGGNVSKRIKSLGAPGGDLFWSGKGVGNGWSEATTKSFPTKLPSWSGTPGAAGGGR; encoded by the coding sequence ATGAAATTCTCGCTCGAGTGGTTCGCGCTGGTCGCTTGCTTCGCATTGCTCTCTTTCACAGCGGCCAAGGCGGCCGAGGAAGAAAAGTATCCCGAGCGCAATGCGTCTGCTCCCGGCGTGACATCGCAATCGATCCGCGGCACCTTCACCGTGGCGCCAGGCCAATCGATCCAAGCGGCTGTGGACCGCGCACGGCCCGGTGACCGGATCCAAGTGCTGCCCGGCACCTACAGCGAAACCGTGACGATCGATTTTGACGATATCGAGCTTGTGGGTACGGTGCAGAGCGGCGAACGGCCCGTCTTCGACGGCAAAAACACCATGAACGACGCGGTGCTGGCGTCGGGCAACAATTTTTTGATCTCGGGCTTCGAGATTCGTAATTACAAGGGGAATGGCGTCGTCGTTAACAAAGCCAAGAACGCCACCTTCAAGAACCTCGTCTGCCATAACACCGGCAAATACGGCGTCTACCCCGTCCTTTGCCAAGGAGTACTGGTCGACGGCTGCGTCGTCAGCGATGTGTGGGACGCCGGTGTCTATGCCGGGCAGTGCCAGGACGTCGTCATTCAGAATTGCGAGTCGTACCGTAACACGATCGGCATGGAGACCGAGAACTGCATCAACGTGCTGATGGCTAACAACTCGGCCCACCAGAATTCCCTGGGCCTGCTGGTGGTCTTATTGCCCGATCTGCCCACAACCGTGGCCTCGAACGCGCGCGTGATTAACAATCGTGTGCTCGACAATAATTATCAAAACCTGTCACCACCGGGGAACACCGTCAACCTGGTCGAGCCGGGTATCGGCATCGCCGTGAACGCGGCCGACAATACAGACGTGACCAAGAACGAAGTGTGTGGCCATGGTTCATACGGGATCGCGTTGTATGCCTTGACCGATGTCTTTCCGCCGGAGCACAAGTTGAACGTCGAGCCGAACCCCGACAATAACTTCATTCACGACAACGCTCTGTCGGACAACGGCGGCAATGTGTCGAAGCGCATCAAGAGCCTCGGCGCGCCCGGCGGCGACTTGTTCTGGAGCGGCAAAGGCGTAGGCAATGGCTGGAGCGAAGCGACGACCAAGTCGTTCCCGACGAAGCTGCCAAGCTGGAGCGGCACACCCGGCGCGGCGGGCGGTGGACGGTAA
- a CDS encoding LamG-like jellyroll fold domain-containing protein produces MNPIGDVSHDGIVNGLDIAAVADHWLQTGGVSLSGDVNGDGITNGLDLSTIASHWLQKAGSLALGTLTPPPAVEGQPFNNVTVYHFTDSNPAAKPSDYTAVVTLGTGNQVTLSSTANSFGQIVADAGGGFDVQLSFSYPKATQNLTFGVTVTSANGQGTSIRTDTFSVADAPLTAGAITPPVAIEGVAFQNVTVFHFTDADPAGVPSDYAAIVTLGDGNTVTLTNAPSPNGQIVSGFNGGFDVQLSYNYAAPLTNQVFSVAVTDVGGQSTAASISTFAVANSPFTPGSLTPPVATSSNPFSNVTVFQFTYDDSSVTASSFSALVALGNGSSVTLTSTPGPNGQIVANASGGFDVQLSYNYPTGLSHQVFSVLVTGPHGLTVGASTTTFSVAWLASQFSPEVALDATNRATVGTIGGGAMLNVAQSQYLTEPDNPALDTLFNNASQLTIEFQARQQTLGLDRSFLTKWNSGNNGTISISTGQHPGEEGEIVVWFATFNGDVSGTVTTVGANLQASVNYDIAFVFNAGQVQIYVNGQLQSSYVSSGVIPTTLAASSNAALELGRWNNLGRYFDGSIENLNMWSVAKTQAQIQSLQGDVIPYAQMTTTQRAGIVQSFPLTENSGPGVDAVNGYQMLNPTGVLREQIVTSWASTGSLPAYFVPSPEGQAPDYVSSVPSMNGQAALKFNGINDALKYASTQLPNESSGDVFIVAQFSGGGDNLEVDTLFSSASDTTAVDYFFFASYDPSTTQTPASEGGGTALPRLRFRDDTFQTDIRGSQIVIQPGVTYVLHFWGLGTAKGYGMTINGLNDSPFYTTSSPEDYATAAGSWFAASANRTNLTIGDFERSDGPQGFAAALISEIDVYAGTPSQPVLPQNVSQQIVNSLMTKYGATPLGNDG; encoded by the coding sequence ATGAATCCCATCGGAGACGTGTCGCATGACGGCATCGTCAACGGTTTAGACATTGCTGCTGTCGCGGATCATTGGCTGCAAACCGGCGGCGTGAGCCTGTCAGGCGACGTGAACGGGGACGGGATCACCAATGGATTGGATCTCTCCACAATTGCCAGTCATTGGTTGCAAAAGGCCGGCAGTCTGGCCCTGGGGACACTTACGCCCCCACCGGCCGTCGAAGGGCAGCCGTTTAACAATGTGACGGTGTACCATTTCACCGATTCCAACCCAGCCGCCAAGCCCAGCGACTATACGGCCGTCGTTACGTTGGGAACTGGCAATCAAGTTACGTTATCGAGTACGGCCAACTCGTTCGGCCAAATCGTCGCCGATGCCGGGGGCGGTTTCGACGTGCAACTGTCCTTCAGCTATCCAAAGGCGACTCAGAACCTGACGTTCGGCGTAACCGTGACAAGCGCCAATGGGCAGGGGACGAGCATTCGGACCGATACGTTCTCAGTTGCCGACGCGCCTTTGACCGCCGGAGCGATCACGCCGCCCGTGGCGATCGAGGGCGTTGCCTTTCAAAACGTGACGGTGTTTCATTTTACCGATGCCGATCCAGCCGGCGTGCCCAGCGACTACGCGGCTATTGTCACGCTGGGTGATGGCAACACCGTGACCCTGACCAATGCGCCAAGCCCGAACGGACAGATTGTCAGTGGCTTCAACGGTGGTTTCGACGTGCAGCTGTCGTATAACTATGCGGCGCCGTTGACCAATCAGGTTTTCAGTGTCGCGGTAACCGACGTGGGCGGCCAGTCGACCGCGGCCAGCATCAGCACGTTTGCTGTGGCGAATTCTCCGTTTACGCCTGGCAGCTTGACGCCCCCGGTGGCAACATCGAGCAACCCTTTTTCTAATGTCACGGTTTTCCAGTTCACGTACGACGATTCGTCGGTCACGGCGAGCAGTTTTTCTGCCCTCGTAGCACTGGGCAATGGCAGCTCCGTCACACTGACAAGCACGCCCGGTCCGAACGGCCAGATCGTGGCCAATGCGAGTGGCGGTTTCGACGTGCAGCTTTCGTACAACTATCCCACAGGGCTTAGTCATCAGGTCTTTTCCGTTCTCGTGACCGGGCCCCATGGGCTAACAGTGGGCGCCAGCACGACCACGTTTTCAGTCGCCTGGCTCGCTTCGCAGTTCTCGCCCGAGGTGGCGCTGGACGCGACCAATCGCGCCACGGTGGGCACTATTGGTGGCGGCGCGATGTTGAATGTCGCGCAAAGTCAGTACCTGACCGAGCCCGACAATCCGGCCTTGGACACGTTGTTCAACAACGCCAGCCAGCTCACGATCGAGTTCCAGGCTCGCCAGCAGACGCTTGGTCTGGATCGCAGCTTCTTGACCAAGTGGAATTCCGGCAACAATGGCACGATCTCGATTTCCACGGGACAGCATCCGGGGGAAGAAGGAGAAATCGTTGTCTGGTTCGCTACGTTTAACGGCGATGTCTCTGGAACCGTTACGACCGTCGGCGCGAATCTGCAAGCCAGCGTGAACTACGACATTGCCTTCGTCTTCAATGCCGGGCAAGTCCAGATTTACGTGAACGGCCAGTTGCAGTCGAGTTACGTCAGTTCCGGAGTCATTCCCACGACTTTGGCGGCGTCGAGCAACGCCGCCCTGGAATTGGGCCGTTGGAACAACTTGGGACGCTACTTCGATGGCTCGATCGAGAATCTCAACATGTGGAGCGTGGCCAAAACCCAGGCCCAGATCCAATCGCTGCAAGGGGACGTGATTCCGTATGCCCAAATGACAACCACCCAGCGGGCCGGGATCGTGCAGTCATTCCCTCTGACTGAGAATAGCGGGCCGGGAGTCGACGCGGTTAATGGCTATCAGATGCTGAATCCGACCGGCGTTTTGCGCGAGCAGATTGTCACCTCATGGGCGAGTACCGGATCGCTGCCGGCGTACTTCGTGCCCAGCCCCGAGGGGCAAGCCCCCGACTACGTCAGCAGCGTACCGTCGATGAACGGGCAAGCGGCCCTGAAGTTCAACGGCATAAATGATGCGCTGAAGTATGCCTCGACGCAGTTGCCCAACGAGAGTAGCGGCGATGTATTTATCGTCGCGCAGTTTTCCGGCGGCGGCGATAATCTCGAGGTCGACACGCTGTTCTCTTCCGCATCGGATACGACGGCGGTTGATTATTTCTTCTTCGCTTCGTACGACCCGAGCACTACGCAGACTCCGGCCAGCGAGGGTGGTGGTACGGCGCTGCCGCGACTCCGTTTCCGCGACGACACGTTTCAGACCGATATCCGGGGAAGTCAGATCGTTATTCAGCCCGGCGTTACGTACGTCTTGCACTTTTGGGGGCTAGGAACCGCCAAGGGCTATGGGATGACGATCAACGGCCTCAATGATTCTCCGTTCTACACGACGTCGAGTCCGGAGGACTACGCCACGGCGGCCGGCAGTTGGTTCGCGGCTTCGGCGAATCGCACCAATCTGACGATCGGTGATTTCGAGCGCTCGGATGGACCGCAGGGATTTGCCGCGGCGCTGATTTCCGAAATTGACGTGTACGCGGGAACGCCTTCGCAGCCCGTGCTGCCGCAGAACGTGTCGCAACAAATCGTCAACTCGCTGATGACCAAGTACGGTGCCACGCCGCTGGGCAACGACGGCTGA
- a CDS encoding dolichyl-phosphate beta-glucosyltransferase, which produces MTRVSNLKPTFVARVAGTISPSGSWSTTVTPAAGIAPGAAPAADVAASLATSLPATDHEFTVIIPAYNEQRRLPKTLAEIGRFLDASQLDYRVIVADDGSSDNTPELAGRHGPRFSTVRLAQNSGKGCAVRTAMLAATGQVIAFTDADLPFQLAALRQGYDWIRQSNCEIVFGSRHIGQSSQAAKRNVMRKIATRTFHSLVKVLVSTDVTDTQCGLKIFSRRAAVEIFSRATVNGFAFDTEVVVLARRLGLAHLSMSVTLVNEEASTVSLVRHSLPMLWDVIKMRARLRHSRTALQLPLGWGQFSPQRHRAAA; this is translated from the coding sequence GTGACACGCGTCAGTAATTTGAAACCGACGTTCGTTGCGCGCGTGGCGGGAACGATTTCGCCCAGCGGAAGTTGGAGCACGACTGTGACCCCCGCCGCCGGAATTGCTCCGGGCGCCGCGCCGGCTGCGGATGTTGCGGCCTCGCTGGCAACCTCGCTTCCGGCGACAGACCATGAATTCACCGTTATCATCCCCGCTTACAACGAGCAACGTCGCCTGCCGAAGACGCTAGCGGAAATCGGCCGCTTCCTCGATGCTTCGCAGCTCGACTATCGGGTTATCGTGGCCGATGACGGCAGTAGCGATAACACGCCCGAGTTGGCCGGTCGTCACGGGCCGCGATTTTCCACCGTTCGTCTGGCGCAGAATTCGGGCAAAGGTTGCGCCGTACGCACCGCCATGCTGGCGGCCACCGGCCAGGTGATAGCCTTCACCGACGCCGACTTGCCATTTCAGTTGGCAGCACTTCGTCAGGGTTACGATTGGATCCGCCAATCGAACTGTGAAATTGTGTTTGGCAGCCGTCATATTGGGCAATCTTCGCAGGCCGCCAAGCGCAACGTGATGCGAAAGATCGCAACCCGTACTTTCCACAGCCTGGTAAAGGTCCTGGTATCGACCGACGTGACCGATACGCAATGCGGGCTGAAGATATTCAGCCGTCGAGCTGCCGTGGAAATCTTTTCACGGGCTACCGTGAACGGATTCGCCTTCGATACCGAAGTCGTGGTGCTAGCTCGTCGGCTAGGCCTTGCGCACCTGTCCATGTCCGTCACGTTGGTCAATGAAGAAGCATCGACGGTGTCATTGGTGCGACATTCGCTCCCCATGCTGTGGGACGTGATAAAGATGCGCGCCCGACTCCGCCATTCGCGGACCGCGCTACAACTGCCCCTGGGATGGGGGCAATTCTCCCCGCAGCGCCATCGCGCCGCTGCCTGA